A genomic window from Thiomonas arsenitoxydans includes:
- a CDS encoding ABC transporter permease has protein sequence MSAAALAQAQPARHPFLTQGWARFKAHRLGRWSLWLFLLLFGLSLLAPVISNDKPLLVRYDGRFYLPLLHSYPETTFGGDFHTPTDYLDPYIRAKLSAPGNFALYPPIPYSATTIDYFAQRPFPSSPSARHWLGTDDRGRDVLARLIYGFRLSVLFALALTVTGTLLGLLIGAVQGYFGGRIDLSVQRLMEVWGSMPELYLLIIFSAVFAPGLALLLVLLSLFGWMGLADYVRAEFLRNRQMDYVRAAQALGLSHARIMWRHILPNSLTPVVTFLPFRMSGALLALTSLDFLGLGVPPPTPSLGELLAQGKTNLDAWWISAAAFGALVSILLLLTFIGEALRDALDPRHTGAGRG, from the coding sequence GTGAGCGCCGCCGCGCTGGCGCAGGCGCAGCCCGCGCGCCATCCCTTTCTCACGCAGGGATGGGCGCGGTTCAAGGCGCATCGCCTGGGGCGCTGGAGCCTGTGGCTGTTTCTGCTGCTGTTCGGCCTGAGTCTGCTCGCGCCCGTGATCAGCAACGACAAACCGCTGCTGGTGCGCTATGACGGACGGTTTTATCTGCCGCTGCTGCACAGCTATCCCGAAACCACGTTTGGCGGCGACTTCCACACGCCGACCGACTATCTCGACCCCTACATTCGCGCCAAGCTGTCGGCCCCCGGAAATTTCGCGCTCTATCCCCCCATTCCCTACAGCGCCACCACCATCGATTACTTCGCGCAGCGGCCTTTTCCCTCTTCGCCCTCGGCGCGACATTGGCTGGGCACCGACGATCGCGGGCGTGACGTGTTGGCGCGGCTGATCTACGGCTTCCGGCTGTCGGTGCTGTTCGCGCTGGCGCTCACCGTCACGGGCACGCTGCTGGGCCTGCTCATCGGCGCCGTGCAGGGCTATTTCGGCGGGCGCATCGATCTGTCGGTACAGCGGCTGATGGAGGTCTGGGGATCGATGCCTGAGCTGTATCTGCTGATCATTTTTTCGGCGGTGTTCGCGCCCGGCCTGGCCTTGCTGCTGGTGCTGCTCTCTCTGTTCGGCTGGATGGGGCTGGCCGACTATGTGCGCGCCGAGTTTTTGCGCAACCGGCAGATGGACTATGTGCGCGCCGCGCAGGCGCTGGGGCTGTCGCACGCGCGCATCATGTGGCGGCACATCCTGCCCAACAGCCTGACGCCGGTGGTCACCTTTCTGCCGTTTCGCATGAGTGGGGCGCTGCTGGCGCTCACCAGTCTGGACTTTCTCGGTCTGGGCGTTCCGCCGCCCACGCCCAGTCTGGGCGAATTATTGGCGCAGGGCAAGACCAACCTGGATGCGTGGTGGATTTCAGCGGCAGCTTTCGGCGCGCTGGTGAGCATCCTGCTGCTGCTGACCTTCATCGGTGAGGCGCTGCGCGACGCCCTGGACCCCCGGCACACCGGCGCGGGCCGGGGATGA
- a CDS encoding ABC transporter ATP-binding protein, whose translation MSDMPSTPLLKVRDLQVRFGAQTVVHGVDLDIATGEKVALVGESGSGKTVSALALLRLLDGAQQTGSVTFDGRELFTLSERQMRGLRGKDIAMIFQEPMTALNPLHPVGRQIAEVLELHEALSRRAAWARAVELLGQMDIDQPARRAADYPHQLSGGQRQRVMIAMALACRPRLLLADEPTTALDVTVRRQILDLLDALQAEYGLALLFITHDLHLVRRYAHRVAVMQQGRVVEAGTVTSVFAAPRHPYTQMLLRSRPRRLVQESEKNAAPPPTVLQARALSVRFAQNSGFWRKHWHTVLQDVSLELPAGQTLGVVGESGSGKSTLALALLGLLRRQGGEVSLLGRDPARLSAAALRPLRAQAQIVFQDPFSSLSPRRTVAQIVEEGLENHRPEWSVVQRSERAQQILAEVGLPLSPAEMQRYPHAFSGGQRQRIAIARALILEPKVLILDEPTSALDVSVQQQVLDLLAALQQRHGLAYVLISHDLSVIGALSHRVLVLHQGKVVEQGQADAVLRAPRQPYTQALLAASDLGEEVRR comes from the coding sequence ATGAGCGACATGCCTTCAACCCCTTTGCTCAAAGTACGCGATCTGCAGGTGCGTTTTGGCGCCCAAACCGTGGTGCATGGCGTCGATCTCGACATCGCCACGGGCGAAAAAGTCGCGCTCGTCGGCGAATCCGGCTCGGGCAAGACCGTCTCGGCGCTGGCCTTGCTGCGTCTGCTGGACGGGGCGCAACAGACCGGCAGTGTGACGTTCGACGGGCGCGAACTCTTCACACTGAGCGAGCGCCAGATGCGCGGTCTGCGCGGCAAAGACATCGCCATGATCTTTCAGGAGCCGATGACCGCGCTCAACCCGCTGCATCCGGTCGGGCGGCAGATTGCCGAGGTGCTGGAGCTGCACGAGGCGCTGTCCCGCCGCGCGGCTTGGGCGCGGGCCGTGGAGTTGCTGGGGCAGATGGACATCGACCAGCCCGCGCGGCGTGCGGCGGACTATCCGCATCAGCTCTCCGGCGGCCAGAGGCAGCGGGTAATGATTGCCATGGCGTTGGCTTGCCGCCCCCGGCTGCTGCTGGCCGACGAGCCCACCACCGCGCTCGACGTGACCGTACGCCGCCAGATTCTCGATCTGCTCGACGCCTTGCAGGCCGAATACGGCCTGGCCTTGCTGTTCATCACCCACGACCTTCATTTGGTGCGGCGCTACGCGCACCGCGTGGCCGTGATGCAGCAGGGCAGGGTGGTGGAGGCCGGAACGGTTACCTCAGTATTCGCCGCGCCGCGGCACCCCTATACGCAAATGCTGCTGCGCAGCCGCCCGCGCCGCCTCGTGCAGGAGTCCGAAAAAAATGCGGCGCCGCCGCCCACCGTGCTTCAGGCGCGCGCGCTGAGTGTGCGCTTCGCCCAAAACAGCGGTTTCTGGCGCAAACACTGGCACACCGTGCTGCAGGACGTTTCGCTGGAATTGCCCGCAGGGCAGACCTTGGGCGTGGTGGGCGAATCGGGCAGCGGCAAATCGACCCTCGCGCTCGCACTGCTCGGCCTGCTGCGCCGACAGGGCGGGGAGGTGAGTCTGCTGGGACGCGATCCGGCCCGGTTGTCCGCTGCCGCGCTGCGCCCCTTGCGCGCGCAGGCGCAAATCGTGTTCCAGGACCCGTTTTCCAGCCTATCGCCGCGGCGCACCGTGGCGCAGATCGTCGAAGAGGGTCTGGAAAACCATCGTCCTGAGTGGAGTGTCGTGCAACGTAGCGAGCGCGCCCAGCAGATTCTGGCAGAAGTCGGCTTGCCGCTTTCTCCGGCCGAAATGCAACGCTATCCGCATGCATTTTCGGGTGGGCAACGCCAGCGCATCGCGATAGCGCGGGCCTTGATTCTGGAGCCCAAGGTGCTCATTCTCGACGAGCCGACCAGCGCGCTCGACGTGTCCGTGCAGCAGCAGGTACTTGATCTTCTCGCTGCATTGCAGCAAAGGCATGGGCTGGCCTATGTGCTCATCAGCCACGATCTGTCGGTCATTGGCGCGCTGTCGCACCGTGTGCTGGTGCTGCACCAGGGAAAGGTGGTCGAGCAAGGGCAGGCAGACGCCGTGCTGCGTGCGCCACGCCAGCCCTACACCCAGGCCTTGCTCGCAGCATCCGACCTGGGGGAAGAAGTGCGCCGATGA
- the rimP gene encoding ribosome maturation factor RimP, translated as MSAAQAIDTAVTSLGLELVEVEHLPRGLLRVTIDHADGAPVTVEDCERVTRQLQYVFEVENVDYGRLEVSSPGLDRPLRKSEDFVRFAGLEIDVVLRVPFQGRKKYRGVLLERSQDDEPGRFSVALSPPEVGEKGKGKGKPGAANKKPKAVGAPVAPKAEEQDVLSVMNFSLAEVRDVRLVPVVDFGSGRK; from the coding sequence ATGAGTGCAGCACAGGCAATCGATACGGCAGTCACCAGTCTTGGACTGGAACTCGTGGAGGTGGAGCACCTTCCGCGCGGCTTGCTGCGCGTGACCATCGATCATGCCGACGGCGCCCCGGTGACGGTGGAAGACTGCGAGCGGGTGACCCGTCAGTTGCAGTATGTGTTTGAAGTAGAAAACGTGGACTACGGTCGTCTGGAGGTGTCGTCTCCCGGCTTGGACCGTCCTCTGCGCAAGTCAGAAGATTTTGTGCGATTTGCCGGGTTGGAGATCGACGTCGTTCTTCGCGTGCCGTTTCAGGGTCGCAAGAAGTACCGCGGCGTTTTGCTCGAGCGCTCGCAAGACGACGAGCCGGGGCGTTTTTCCGTCGCCTTGTCGCCGCCTGAGGTGGGTGAAAAAGGCAAAGGCAAAGGCAAACCCGGCGCCGCGAACAAAAAGCCGAAAGCTGTCGGAGCGCCTGTCGCTCCCAAGGCAGAAGAGCAGGACGTGTTGTCCGTCATGAATTTCAGTCTGGCCGAGGTGCGCGATGTGCGCCTGGTGCCTGTTGTCGATTTTGGGAGTGGTCGAAAATGA
- the nusA gene encoding transcription termination factor NusA, with the protein MSREILMLVDALAREKNVDRDVVFGAVEAALASATKRLYEGEADVRVQIDRNTGEYESFRRWHVVPDEAGLQLPDSEILLFEAREQIPDIEVGDYIEEPIESIAFGRIGAQAAKQVILQKIRDAEREQILNDFLARNDKIFNGSVKRLDKGDLIIESGKVDARLRRSDLIPKENLRVGDRVRAVITKIDRTARGPQIEISRTAPEFMIELFRLEVPEIEQGLMEIKSCAREPGVRAKIAVVSHDRRVDPIGTCVGIRGSRVTAVTNELGGERVDIVLWSEDPAQFVIGALAPANVSSIVVDEEKHAMDVAVDEENLALAIGRTGQNVRLASELTGWKINILSAEESDARNTQETQKMRSLFVEKLDVDQEVADILIAEGFTSLEELAYVPINEMLEIEAFDEDTVNELRERARNALLTQEIAREQKLDEVDPALKALDGLSADELALLAEAGVLTLDDLGDLATDELTGILRTDEARAADLILKARAHWFDA; encoded by the coding sequence ATGAGTCGCGAGATTTTGATGTTGGTGGACGCCCTGGCGCGTGAAAAGAATGTCGATCGCGATGTTGTCTTCGGCGCGGTCGAGGCCGCGCTGGCCTCCGCAACCAAGCGTCTGTACGAAGGCGAGGCGGATGTGCGCGTGCAGATCGACCGCAATACCGGCGAATACGAAAGCTTCCGTCGCTGGCATGTGGTGCCGGACGAAGCCGGGCTGCAGTTGCCCGATAGCGAAATTCTGCTGTTCGAAGCGCGGGAACAGATTCCCGATATCGAAGTGGGCGACTACATCGAGGAACCGATCGAGAGCATCGCCTTCGGCCGAATCGGCGCGCAGGCGGCCAAGCAGGTCATTCTGCAGAAAATCCGTGACGCCGAGCGCGAGCAGATCCTCAATGATTTCCTGGCCCGCAACGACAAGATTTTCAACGGCTCGGTCAAGCGCCTCGACAAGGGCGACCTCATCATCGAATCGGGCAAGGTCGATGCGCGACTGCGCCGAAGCGATCTGATCCCGAAGGAAAACCTGCGGGTGGGTGACCGGGTGCGCGCGGTGATTACCAAGATCGACCGCACCGCCCGCGGCCCGCAGATCGAAATCTCGCGCACCGCGCCGGAATTCATGATCGAGTTGTTCCGCCTGGAAGTGCCCGAGATCGAGCAGGGCCTGATGGAAATCAAGTCTTGCGCCCGTGAGCCGGGAGTTCGCGCCAAGATTGCGGTGGTGTCGCACGACCGCCGTGTCGATCCCATCGGCACCTGCGTGGGCATTCGCGGCTCGCGCGTCACCGCGGTGACCAATGAACTCGGCGGCGAACGGGTCGATATCGTGCTCTGGTCGGAAGATCCGGCGCAGTTCGTCATCGGCGCGCTGGCGCCGGCGAATGTTTCGTCCATCGTGGTGGACGAAGAAAAGCACGCCATGGATGTGGCTGTGGACGAGGAAAATCTGGCGCTGGCCATCGGCCGCACCGGGCAGAACGTGCGGCTGGCCTCCGAGTTGACGGGGTGGAAGATCAATATTCTCAGCGCCGAAGAGTCCGACGCCCGCAACACCCAGGAAACGCAGAAAATGCGCAGCCTGTTCGTTGAAAAGCTCGACGTCGATCAGGAAGTGGCTGACATTCTCATTGCCGAGGGGTTCACCAGCCTCGAAGAACTGGCCTACGTGCCGATCAACGAAATGCTGGAGATCGAGGCCTTCGATGAAGACACGGTCAATGAACTGCGTGAACGCGCCCGCAATGCCTTGCTCACGCAGGAAATCGCGCGCGAGCAGAAGCTCGATGAAGTCGATCCGGCGCTCAAGGCGCTCGATGGCCTGAGCGCAGACGAGCTGGCCCTGCTGGCCGAAGCCGGTGTGCTCACCCTTGACGATCTGGGCGATCTGGCGACCGACGAGCTCACCGGCATTCTCCGCACCGACGAGGCCCGGGCCGCCGACCTCATTCTGAAGGCGCGCGCGCACTGGTTCGACGCCTGA
- the infB gene encoding translation initiation factor IF-2: MASHTVSQLAAELGKPLNLLQEQLQQAGVGARAADDVISEADKARLLEHLRAAHGGAAGGERKKITLTRKQTSEIKQADATGKARTIHVEVRKKRVFVKRDESAPVAEASAAPESNEPVVDDAELQRREAEAQRQADLLARQAEELAAQRAAEQERRAAQERQEQQAREQAEREAQAAREAAAKSQQPAIVTAEPTAQIQDKQDKEPSQASEAAASALASSQAAAAERAAAQKKQDAEETAKLAQIEKRRKAAEAEAAAIRDMMARPRTVMRAEKPAVKTAEAAPVSGTIKGTIHKPAAGAAKTAGASATAAPGTAAKKDDKQVKSEKLSSSWADDAAKKRGASIKPRGNPTGAPGGWRGPKTTVGRRGGRNDRGGEQHVQAAPAEMIVREVHVPETITVAELAHKMSVKAAEVIKSLMKLGQMVTINQVLDQETAMIVVEELGHTAVAAKLDDPENFLTEDGEGAMADAEQFPRAPVVTVMGHVDHGKTSLLDYIRRAKVAAGEAGGITQHIGAYHVQTPRGIITFLDTPGHEAFTAMRARGAKATDIVILVVAADDGVMPQTKEAIAHAKAAGVPLVVALNKIDKPGANPDRVRQELIAESVVPEEYGGDSPFVPVSAKTGEGIDSLLEQILLQAEVLELKAPIDAPAKGLVIESRLDKGRGPVATILVQSGTLKRGDVVLAGAAFGRVRAMLDELGKPVTEAGPSIPVEIQGLTEVPSAGEEIMVLLDERKAREIALFRQGKYRDVKLARQQAAKLENMFEQLNEGAQNLPLIIKADVQGSQEALIHALTKLSTSEIKVQVVHAAVGGISESDVNLAIASNAVIIGFNTRADAGARKLAENNGIDIRYYNIIYEAVDEIKAAMSGMLTPDKKEETLGLVEIRQVFRIPKVGAVAGCMVLSGLVRRSAQVRVLRNNVVIHTGELDSLKRFKDDAREVKEGFECGLSLKNYQDIEEGDQLEVFEIKDVARTL; encoded by the coding sequence ATGGCCAGTCATACCGTCTCACAACTCGCTGCAGAACTCGGCAAACCCTTGAACCTCTTGCAGGAGCAACTGCAACAGGCGGGAGTCGGAGCGCGCGCGGCAGACGACGTCATCAGTGAGGCCGACAAGGCCCGCCTGCTCGAGCACTTGCGCGCGGCGCATGGTGGTGCTGCTGGCGGCGAGCGCAAAAAAATCACCCTGACCCGCAAGCAGACCAGCGAGATCAAGCAGGCGGACGCCACGGGCAAGGCGCGCACCATTCACGTGGAAGTGCGCAAAAAGCGTGTGTTCGTCAAGCGCGACGAATCCGCACCGGTTGCCGAGGCGTCGGCTGCACCCGAGTCGAACGAGCCGGTGGTGGATGATGCCGAACTCCAACGCCGCGAGGCCGAGGCGCAGCGTCAGGCCGATTTGCTCGCGCGCCAGGCCGAAGAGTTGGCCGCGCAGCGCGCAGCCGAGCAGGAACGTCGGGCTGCCCAGGAGCGCCAGGAGCAGCAAGCCCGCGAGCAGGCCGAGCGCGAGGCTCAGGCGGCCCGCGAGGCTGCAGCCAAGTCGCAACAGCCCGCGATCGTGACGGCCGAGCCGACCGCGCAAATACAAGACAAGCAAGACAAGGAGCCGTCGCAAGCGAGCGAGGCGGCTGCCTCGGCTTTGGCGAGTTCGCAGGCCGCTGCAGCCGAGCGCGCCGCAGCGCAAAAGAAGCAGGACGCCGAAGAAACCGCCAAACTGGCGCAGATCGAAAAGCGCCGCAAGGCCGCCGAGGCGGAAGCCGCCGCCATTCGCGACATGATGGCCCGCCCGCGCACGGTGATGCGCGCCGAGAAACCTGCGGTCAAGACGGCCGAGGCAGCTCCCGTCAGCGGCACCATCAAGGGCACGATCCACAAACCGGCGGCGGGTGCAGCCAAGACGGCCGGGGCCAGTGCCACGGCCGCGCCGGGTACTGCGGCGAAGAAGGACGACAAGCAGGTCAAGTCGGAAAAGCTGTCGTCCTCCTGGGCGGACGACGCGGCGAAAAAGCGCGGTGCGTCGATCAAACCCCGCGGCAATCCCACCGGAGCGCCGGGTGGCTGGCGCGGCCCGAAAACGACGGTTGGGCGTCGCGGCGGACGCAATGATCGGGGCGGTGAGCAGCATGTGCAGGCAGCGCCTGCAGAGATGATCGTGCGCGAGGTGCATGTGCCCGAGACCATTACCGTGGCCGAATTGGCGCACAAGATGTCGGTGAAGGCCGCCGAGGTCATCAAGAGCCTGATGAAGCTGGGACAGATGGTGACCATCAACCAGGTGCTCGATCAGGAAACCGCGATGATCGTGGTCGAGGAACTCGGTCATACCGCCGTTGCCGCCAAGCTCGACGATCCCGAAAACTTCCTGACGGAAGACGGCGAAGGCGCGATGGCCGACGCGGAACAATTTCCGCGAGCGCCGGTGGTCACGGTCATGGGTCACGTCGACCACGGCAAGACTTCGCTGCTCGACTACATCCGCCGCGCCAAAGTGGCGGCAGGCGAGGCCGGCGGTATTACGCAGCACATCGGCGCCTATCACGTCCAAACGCCGCGCGGCATCATCACCTTCCTCGACACCCCGGGTCACGAAGCCTTCACGGCCATGCGGGCGCGTGGTGCGAAAGCGACCGATATCGTCATTCTGGTGGTGGCCGCAGACGACGGCGTGATGCCGCAGACCAAGGAAGCGATCGCCCACGCCAAGGCGGCAGGCGTGCCCTTGGTGGTGGCGCTCAACAAAATCGACAAGCCGGGGGCCAACCCGGATCGCGTCCGCCAGGAACTGATTGCCGAGAGCGTGGTGCCCGAGGAATACGGCGGCGACTCGCCCTTCGTGCCCGTGTCTGCCAAGACCGGCGAAGGCATAGATAGCCTGCTTGAACAAATTCTGCTGCAGGCCGAAGTGCTGGAGCTCAAGGCCCCGATTGACGCCCCAGCCAAAGGGCTGGTGATCGAATCGCGCCTCGACAAAGGCCGTGGTCCTGTGGCCACCATCCTGGTGCAGTCGGGCACGCTCAAGCGCGGGGACGTGGTGCTCGCCGGGGCCGCATTCGGCCGCGTGCGCGCCATGCTCGACGAGTTGGGCAAGCCGGTGACCGAAGCTGGGCCGTCCATCCCGGTGGAAATTCAAGGCTTGACCGAAGTGCCCAGCGCCGGTGAAGAAATCATGGTGCTGCTCGATGAGCGCAAGGCGCGCGAAATTGCGCTGTTCCGCCAGGGCAAGTACCGCGATGTCAAGCTGGCCCGCCAGCAGGCCGCCAAGCTCGAAAACATGTTCGAGCAATTGAACGAAGGCGCGCAAAACCTGCCGCTCATCATCAAGGCCGACGTGCAGGGTTCGCAAGAAGCGCTCATCCATGCGCTCACCAAGCTCTCCACCTCCGAAATCAAGGTGCAAGTGGTGCATGCGGCGGTCGGCGGCATTTCCGAGAGCGACGTCAATCTGGCCATCGCCTCGAATGCGGTGATCATCGGCTTCAACACCCGCGCCGATGCTGGAGCGCGCAAACTGGCCGAGAACAACGGCATCGACATCCGCTACTACAACATCATTTACGAGGCGGTCGACGAGATCAAGGCGGCCATGTCGGGCATGCTCACGCCGGACAAGAAGGAAGAGACTCTGGGTCTGGTCGAAATTCGCCAGGTGTTCCGCATCCCGAAGGTGGGCGCGGTGGCCGGCTGTATGGTGTTGTCGGGTCTGGTGCGCCGCTCCGCGCAGGTGCGCGTGTTGCGCAACAACGTGGTCATTCACACCGGCGAGCTCGATTCGCTCAAGCGCTTCAAGGACGATGCGCGCGAAGTCAAGGAAGGCTTCGAGTGCGGCCTGTCGTTGAAGAACTACCAGGACATCGAAGAGGGTGATCAGCTCGAAGTCTTCGAGATCAAGGACGTGGCGCGCACCCTGTAA
- the rbfA gene encoding 30S ribosome-binding factor RbfA, protein MKRATPNRTQRIADQIQRDLAELIQRELRNPQLGLVTLTDVQLTPDYAHAKVYFSVIGAEPDTARQILSDKAGYLHSLLFKRLQIHTVPTLHFLFDPTTEKAAEMDGLIRQALAQQAKDD, encoded by the coding sequence ATGAAGCGCGCAACGCCCAACCGCACCCAACGCATCGCCGATCAGATTCAGCGCGATCTGGCCGAACTGATCCAGCGCGAGCTGCGCAACCCGCAGCTCGGGCTGGTGACGCTCACCGATGTGCAGCTCACGCCCGACTACGCCCATGCCAAGGTTTACTTCAGCGTGATCGGCGCCGAGCCAGACACTGCGCGCCAGATCTTGAGCGACAAGGCCGGGTATCTGCATAGCCTGCTGTTCAAGCGCCTGCAGATCCACACCGTGCCTACGCTGCACTTTCTGTTCGATCCGACCACCGAGAAGGCGGCGGAGATGGACGGGCTGATCCGCCAGGCCTTGGCGCAACAGGCCAAAGACGATTGA
- the truB gene encoding tRNA pseudouridine(55) synthase TruB, whose product MNVQKTPWEAVNGVLLLNKPRGLTSQQALFRVRRRLRAAKAGHGGTLDPLADGLLMLCFGAATKFAQRHLEADKRYVAVLQLGVRTTTDDAEGEIVERRAVHVSQSQVDAVLPRFIGAISQTPPVYSALKRDGKPLYAYARAGETVEVAARTVQIHSMDLLSLQNDQLTLAVHCGKGTYIRALARDIGEALGCGAHLAALTRTASGGFSLEQALTLDEAEALASADLRSRLLPTDVLLQSSPRQNLDLALAQRFLHGARLSGLAPDEPVVPGEDVRVYGPLAAGQDAVLLGIGAWEQGAESVVLSPRRLLCSDELAPARTFAIPPPISQPRTESLPESLHQDATP is encoded by the coding sequence ATGAATGTCCAGAAAACGCCTTGGGAGGCGGTCAACGGCGTGCTCCTACTGAACAAGCCCCGCGGGTTGACCTCGCAGCAGGCTTTGTTTCGCGTGCGCCGCAGGCTGCGCGCCGCGAAGGCCGGGCATGGCGGCACGCTCGATCCTCTGGCCGACGGCCTGTTGATGCTTTGCTTCGGCGCCGCGACCAAGTTCGCCCAGCGTCACCTCGAAGCCGACAAACGCTATGTGGCTGTACTGCAACTGGGCGTGCGCACGACGACCGATGACGCCGAAGGTGAGATCGTCGAACGCCGTGCGGTACATGTGAGCCAGTCGCAGGTCGATGCCGTTCTGCCGCGGTTCATCGGCGCCATCAGCCAGACGCCGCCGGTGTATAGCGCGCTCAAGCGCGACGGAAAGCCGCTTTACGCCTATGCCAGGGCGGGCGAGACCGTCGAGGTGGCGGCCCGCACGGTGCAAATTCACTCGATGGACTTGTTGTCGCTGCAAAACGATCAACTCACGCTGGCCGTGCATTGCGGCAAGGGCACATACATTCGCGCGCTGGCGCGTGACATCGGTGAGGCGCTAGGCTGTGGCGCGCATCTGGCGGCACTGACGCGCACGGCAAGCGGCGGTTTTTCGCTGGAACAGGCTTTGACGCTCGACGAGGCCGAAGCGCTGGCCTCTGCCGATCTGCGCAGCAGGCTGCTGCCGACCGACGTGCTGCTGCAATCTTCGCCGCGCCAGAATCTCGACCTTGCCTTGGCCCAGCGGTTTTTGCACGGTGCTCGTCTGAGTGGTTTGGCGCCGGATGAACCTGTAGTGCCGGGCGAAGACGTACGGGTTTACGGACCGCTAGCGGCGGGCCAGGACGCCGTGCTGCTGGGCATCGGCGCCTGGGAGCAAGGCGCGGAGTCGGTTGTGTTATCGCCGCGCCGCCTGCTTTGCTCCGACGAACTCGCCCCTGCCAGAACTTTTGCGATACCGCCTCCCATTTCACAACCCCGAACCGAATCTCTCCCCGAATCTCTCCATCAGGACGCAACACCATGA
- the typA gene encoding translational GTPase TypA, translated as MSKSIRNIAIIAHVDHGKTTMVDQLLRQSGTFAEHEKVVDTVMDNNAIERERGITILAKNCAVSWEGTHINIVDTPGHADFGGEVERALSMVDGVVLLIDAQEGPMPQTRFVTKKALALGLRPIVVVNKVDKPGAKPDAVVNAAFDLFDKLGATDEQLDFPVVYASGINGWTSLEEGEPGQQWGPDMSALFNTILKHVPPHSGDAAAPLQLQISALDYNSFVGRIGVGRINAGTIKPGMDVLVMEGVDGNSIKGRVNQVLTFQGLDRVQVTEAGPGDIVLINGIADIGIGVTVTDPLNPAPLPMLKVDEPTLTMNFCVNTSPLAGREGKYVTSRQIWDRLQKELQSNVALRVKETDEDGIFEVSGRGELHLTILLENMRREGYELAVSKPRVVFKDVDGVRHEPIELVTADIEEQHQGGVMQALGERKGELVNMEPDGRGRVRLEYRIPARGLIGFTNEFLNLTRGSGLISNIFDGYEPHKGEIAGRKNGVLISMDDGEIFTYALGKLDDRGRMFVKAGDPVYEGMIVGIHSRDNDLVVNATRTKQLTNFRVSGKEDAIKVTPPIDLNLEYGVEFIEDDELVEITPKSVRLRKRYLTEQERKRAGRSA; from the coding sequence ATGAGCAAATCCATCCGCAATATCGCCATCATCGCCCACGTCGACCATGGCAAGACCACCATGGTCGACCAGCTGCTGCGTCAGTCGGGCACCTTCGCCGAACACGAAAAAGTCGTGGATACGGTGATGGACAACAACGCCATCGAACGCGAACGCGGCATCACCATTCTGGCGAAGAACTGCGCGGTGAGCTGGGAAGGTACGCACATCAACATCGTCGACACCCCGGGCCACGCCGACTTCGGCGGTGAAGTCGAGCGCGCGCTGAGCATGGTCGATGGCGTGGTGCTGCTGATCGATGCCCAGGAAGGCCCGATGCCGCAGACGCGCTTCGTCACCAAAAAAGCGCTGGCCCTGGGGCTCAGGCCCATTGTGGTGGTCAACAAGGTGGACAAGCCGGGCGCCAAGCCCGATGCGGTGGTGAATGCCGCGTTCGACCTGTTCGACAAGCTGGGCGCCACCGACGAGCAGCTCGACTTTCCCGTGGTCTATGCCTCGGGCATCAACGGCTGGACTTCGCTGGAAGAGGGCGAGCCGGGCCAGCAATGGGGCCCGGACATGTCCGCCCTGTTCAACACCATTCTCAAGCATGTGCCGCCGCATAGCGGCGACGCGGCAGCGCCGCTTCAACTGCAGATTTCGGCGCTGGACTACAACAGCTTCGTCGGCCGCATCGGCGTGGGCCGCATCAATGCCGGCACGATCAAACCCGGCATGGACGTGCTGGTAATGGAAGGGGTGGACGGCAACTCGATCAAGGGCCGTGTCAATCAGGTGCTGACCTTCCAGGGACTCGACCGCGTGCAGGTGACCGAGGCGGGCCCGGGCGACATTGTGCTGATCAACGGCATTGCCGACATCGGCATTGGCGTGACCGTCACCGATCCGCTCAACCCGGCGCCGCTACCCATGCTCAAGGTGGACGAACCGACGCTGACCATGAACTTCTGCGTCAACACCAGCCCTCTGGCCGGCCGAGAAGGCAAGTACGTCACCAGCCGCCAGATCTGGGATCGGCTGCAGAAAGAATTGCAGAGCAATGTGGCGCTGCGGGTGAAGGAGACTGACGAAGACGGCATTTTCGAAGTCTCGGGTCGCGGCGAACTGCACTTGACGATTCTGCTGGAAAACATGCGCCGCGAAGGTTACGAGCTGGCGGTGTCCAAGCCGCGTGTGGTGTTCAAGGACGTGGACGGCGTGCGCCATGAGCCGATCGAGTTGGTGACCGCTGACATCGAAGAGCAGCACCAGGGCGGTGTGATGCAGGCGCTGGGCGAGCGCAAGGGTGAGCTGGTCAATATGGAGCCGGACGGCCGCGGCCGCGTGCGCCTCGAATACCGTATTCCGGCGCGCGGCCTGATCGGTTTCACCAACGAATTTCTCAACCTGACTCGCGGCTCGGGCCTGATCTCCAATATTTTCGACGGCTACGAGCCGCACAAGGGCGAGATCGCGGGACGCAAGAACGGCGTGCTCATCTCCATGGACGATGGCGAAATCTTCACCTACGCGCTGGGCAAGCTCGATGACCGCGGCCGCATGTTCGTCAAGGCGGGTGATCCGGTTTACGAAGGCATGATCGTGGGCATACACAGCCGCGACAACGATCTGGTGGTCAACGCCACCCGGACCAAACAGCTGACCAACTTCCGCGTGTCCGGCAAGGAAGATGCGATCAAGGTCACGCCGCCTATCGACCTGAATCTGGAATATGGCGTCGAGTTCATCGAAGACGACGAACTGGTCGAAATCACCCCCAAGAGCGTGCGTCTGCGCAAACGCTATCTGACCGAACAAGAGCGCAAGCGCGCCGGTCGCTCGGCCTGA